A genomic region of Papaver somniferum cultivar HN1 chromosome 7, ASM357369v1, whole genome shotgun sequence contains the following coding sequences:
- the LOC113297020 gene encoding uncharacterized protein LOC113297020 isoform X2, with protein sequence MFERWVQPLLLGYLGPYIKDFQREQLKIGLWNEEVVLDNVELVLEAFDHLQLPFAIKRGRVGRLSIKIPWKKLGLSPIIIVLEDVFIQAGQRDEHEWNPDLVERRDIAGKKAKLTAAELAKFSRRVCENQTGQAFVSYITAKLLDNVQVSIRNFRVTYTDQQIGSAPYTFGIRFSSLTTVKHSSIWTSVRSRGDRVSKMLEISGLGIYYSTSEGPSNSMGIEDAAEYQLFSDARVGSDTNDYIVAPFDVSVSFVVNRSEKLESDVPQYSIGAEITSLVLQMNEVQLKQIFILWDYLCTSEVRERYWRYRPSFDSLSRKPKGWQRMWWHYAQESILSDVRRKLKKTSWKHLGWRMSYRRKYVSLYKRKLDFLHQKQTVEEDILKELELMEKETDIDDILGFRSIAERELEKLLPSSTASSVGANGWINWLFRGMLGSGETADSSQFSGAVSEELIKDIYEAAEFVPVPTLDVGVSTKSRILSSVKFEVHKVTATLGSKISQKEVIQINLDVVDIDCKHWDESWTIQLLVNSLGLVDPYAKKDILLLGRDVSEQSNSNDKLRCLRVVVDTSPINNDTDLSLKVLMSLNELENVNARVLSKTEYVVSNRKQIIWDISFSSVSIKIPWETDHHSTQYFLSLDLGTLICGSRIQKETLAPKRKPVPDYLSTAFGGTTSSSDRTVTPVDHLQDLYDHFEITLTGFEVNLTVPGCSRAVSIVEKLDASITLASCIIPNESTLKQLEVHVVVSTLGVHFSPSIYGAAVGLIKSFDILAPQSESESVPSAFQFSFTANVELVSLHVHTSDDDNGDGSLLLVCALGELDIQYALEQMTKACFVCVKTLKIETGKLSDETSDLTLCLSKSISAAAHQHGFVSEANTPKSDGGERSRPLDGCFIMHYQADEVCHKLTMFFNEVDLHCYPKVIGSLHQYFDSLSRYDSSSLPYSGKSLANSKESGKSLANSKETKDRVLMSGFWPAKFGFSNFCESGSTEACITVGQFPFITIDSSGSLGRIEQSLIHGISEWRNILNVRDKKCERIAKINVRKRSKVPRVPTVKYSWSNNDSTSGRSSDSAICVIDLNLTGIAIHFHDSSCILGTLSVPVSKSLIALSRTHYLDMLCSIEGLHLSSSWSSQYFYKWLWGSSEHNLAPVFNFRVRIDGATRPQIELCFSIQHVRHILPPEYLAILIGYFSLPDWNKKEPVQFVTENGNCKDMDNSHVEIIYKFEVLDSVLILPVDDDGDQTIHLQLEQLYCSFTAKSIAEDALKDIPLDCMVQADKVADMVHVLNIFGRGVSLSLVPRKNEGHASLTDCQNTSCGNVPLIPAFDADLWIRIPCGNQPSNGLSTPTSVMVKVSNWQIIAEVDYFLYGIEAIANIVNQLSAVGSESEYFKSDVLQFIQLKKSIKEGSVVLTNVSSPTFIEVKCCVKLLTVKLCQSRGGQSNNLSEPVAKADLQFIFSGKFKDDIPLSMDICLSNISLYSFHTSVILLRSIVSSVSSGFEIHLSKLSSGDTEIVFCIPSLDIWLNMSDWSTVVDLLGCYSQDQNNTEVMVESSENSNLGTLELPKDSTGNVIEASPESPTPSLHSNKDFRESGNLILKSEEIDISLHYPLSVRETFDILRDPEVLVGVTFSGAECCKHVTVTLCSRDTEVIINEGHTKVTSNIEKTRITLETIQGQKVIAWPLLQINQIYVSAEICDKQEGFIHATAEVRIECLEVWLSHQIFQFWHDVKIELPEKTSSQSSTGIVDFKVHLRKASLLLTDGRWSCNGPLMEMLLKNLLFHVSLTGGIMEASVGGDLLVNYNNLEKVTWEPFIEPWCFQLDMARKQEQSVLLSTSVMTDIYLKSTAHLNFNVTEQLIEVIFRVHDMIKDAWSRVKIDGLPESRWFCGGSETTENAYTRRYAPYILQNETSLPLLFHVYRGHVNSDDLNMVPMKEGSIVQPGCSVPIYIDETPEEQIFRYKPAQSSDRPNEKKSNWVAHHMISVQLDGTSGFSVPISMDLVGRSYFEVDFSKASEAFGVNTAGEVSKYGGRVEGKNRKTSHSEFVVPVVFDVSVQRYSKLIRLYSTVILLNATSVPLELRFDIPFGVSPKVLDPISPGDEFPLPLHLAEAGRMRWRPVGNSYLWSEAHLLSNMLLQENRLGIPRSFVCYPSHPSNDPFRCCISIQDVSLPSSSGRCSSLQTKDSAKQSVANSRATHYVTLTTPLLVKNNLPSDVSFTIETGGVARTLLLSEGDAASIYHTDSTHDLGLVFHLHGFKPSFFNFPRAETFSRGAKFSETKFSLSETLTFYPESSNDPLYLTVEKVMDAFCGSRELSISAPFLLYNCTGYPLTIAESGAEMKGNGCIIPSCYYLFDEDQNLAKEDGLSVFSQEDSLTNPQNIGHFSSSFSKNHTVSLRENLDLHSQRFLNRNFNSVDSSAQFIEYTEYPDSDSRGTCLEKVNNVPSRSSQLKLSAGGNRGVSVDADNKKVKACMYSPQSSSSEGELMVKLATCLPECVTESNRSSMWSSPFFLVPSSGSTIVVVPRAFTSRALIISVTSSLVAGPFSSRTRAITFQPRYVISNACSKDLYYKQKGTDYIFHLGIGQHAHLHWSDTKRDMLVSLRFDEPGCLWSGSFTPDHLGDTQVKMRNYVNGALNMIRVEVQNADVSIKEDRIVGSSRGDSGTNLILLSDDNTGFMPYRIHNFSKERLRIYQQKCEAFETTVHSYTSCGYAWDEPCFPHRLVVEVPGERILGAYSLDDIKEQMPVYLPSTSENPGKRLLVSTHAEGAVKVLSIIDSSCHLVDDMKGTYYPGFNERRKLDQKEEKIDDYSERISVHISFIGFSLINLYPQELLFACAKDTKIDILQSVDQQNFSFQMSSLQIDNQLHNTPYPVILSFDRDYGSNSTGWIKNKDIKDENGAQASTPDSSCEPIFYLAAAKWRNKDISLVSFEYISLRLAPLHLELEEEVILGLFDFVRTVTSKLQRKTPPGLCSTSSYGAHLDKEVSTALDSDNSKSQSHSVNVLNFMESSSCSPPLPSVVPIGAPWQKIYLLARRHTKIYVEAFDLAPIKVTFSFSSVPWMLRNNVPAPSGVPSHVSSTAFQRGLMALADVEGAPVYFKQLTIVHHMASWESFQEILVRHYSRQLLHEMYKVFGSAGVIGNPMGFARNMGLGIKDFLSVPARGILKSPSGIFTGMREGTRSLFSNTVYAVSNAATQFSKSAHKSIVALTFDDHAVSKSEDWKGLTAQSSGLLNEFLEGLTGFLQSPIRGAEKHGLPGVLSGIALGTAGLVARPVASILDVTGRTAQSIRNRSSLHQPHRLRVRFPRPLGKYLPLRPYSWEEAIGASVLMNVDNAKLKDEQFVMCKALRQPGDFVIVTERHVFVVKCPSLENFGTPEFHGVAADPDWKIEVEMSLESVIHVDREDEVLNIVGGSNSETPLRQHMHKRGISTSFSTTRPTTKHGSQQCTTPLPLFQMSMALASKEEAEDVLHVLLSTIESGKLRGLEVHVLHRSNLR encoded by the exons ATGTTTGAAAGATGGGTTCAGCCGCTCCTATTAGGTTATCTTGGTCCATACATCAAAGATTTCCAAAGAGAACAACTCAAGATCGGATTATGGAACG AAGAAGTAGTGTTGGATAATGTGGAGCTGGTTCTTGAAGCTTTTGATCACCTACAGTTGCCTTTTGCTATAAAACGAG GTCGCGTTGGGAGGTTAAGCATAAAAATTCCTTGGAAGAAGCTTGGTTTGTCGCCCATCATAATTGTTCTAGAAGATGTCTTCATTCAAGCTGGCCAAAGAGATGAGCATGAG tgGAATCCAGATTTAGTCGAAAGAAGAGACATCGCAGGCAAAAAGGCCAAACTTACTGCTGCGGAGCTAGCAAAATTTTCTAGACGCGTATGCG AAAATCAGACCGGACAAGCATTTGTTTCTTACATTACTGCCAAG CTTCTTGATAATGTCCAAGTCTCCATCAGAAATTTTCGTGTCACTTATACTGATCAGCAGATTGGCTCG GCACCATATACGTTTGGTATAAGGTTTTCAAGTCTGACGACAGTGAAGCACAGTTCTATCTG GACATCCGTCAGAAGTCGAGGTGATCGGGTGAGCAAGATGTTGGAGATATCAGGCTTGGGAATTTATTATAGCACATCTGAGGGACCTTCGAATTCAATGGGTATTGAAGATGCCGCTGAGTACCAATTGTTCAGTGATGCGAGAGTGGGAAGTGATACGAATGATTATATAGTGGCCCCATTTGATGTTTCTGTGTCTTTTGTG GTGAACAGGTCTGAGAAGCTTGAGAGTGATGTTCCACAATATTCTATTGGTGCTGAGATAACTTCTCTG GTGCTGCAAATGAATGAAGTTCAGCTCAAGCAAATCTTTATTCTTTGGGATTATTTATGCACATCTGAAGTGAGGGAGAG GTATTGGCGTTATCGACCATCATTTGattctttatcaagaaaaccaaaGGGTTGGCAAAGGATGTGGTGGCACTACGCCCAAGAATCCATCTTATCCGATGTTCGTAGAAAGTTAAAGAAGACTTCCTGGAAACATCTTGGGTGGCGAAT GAGCTACCGACGAAAGTATGTGAGCTTATACAAAAGAAAACTGGACTTTCTCCATCAAAAGCAG ACTGTAGAAGAAGACATACTTAAAGAATTGGAGCTTATGGAGAAAGAGACAGATATTGACGACATCTTAGGTTTTAGGTCAATCGCAGAACGTGAATTGGAG AAACTGCTGCCGAGCTCTACAGCTTCGAGTGTGGGAGCAAATGGATGGATAAATTGGTTATTTCGTGGCATGCTTGGTTCGGGTGAAACAGCGGATTCAAGCCAGTTTTCTGGTGCTGTTTCTGAGGAACTTATCAAG GATATATACGAGGCAGCAGAATTCGTGCCAGTTCCTACTCTTGATGTGGGTGTTTCTACAAAAAGCAGAATCTTATCTTCAGTCAAGTTCGAAGTTCATAAAGTCACTGCAACACTAGGCAGCAA GATCAGCCAGAAGGAAGTCATACAGATAAATTTGGATGTCGTGGATATTGACTGTAAACATTGGGACGAATCATGGACAATTCAGCTGTTGGTTAATTCATTGGGTCTGGTGGACCCATATGCTAAGAAAGACATTCTGCTTCTTGGAAGG GATGTCTCTGAGCAAAGTAATTCGAATGATAAACTACGGTGTCTCAGGGTTGTAGTTGATACATCTCCTATAAACAATGACACTGATCTTTCATTAAAG GTCCTCATGTCATTAAATGAGCTTGAAAATGTTAATGCTCGAGTACTATCGAAAACTGA ATATGTTGTCTCCAACCGTAAACAAATAATTTGGGATATCAGTTTCAGCAGTGTCTCCATCAAAATTCCATGGGAAACAGATCATCATTCCACACAGTATTTTTTG AGTTTGGACTTGGGAACTCTTATCTGTGGATCAAGGATTCAGAAGGAAACTCTGGCACCAAAGCGGAAGCCCGTACCTGACTATTTGTCCACAGCTTTCGGGGGCACAACTTCTTCCAGTGATAGGACAGTGACACCAGTTGACCACCTTCAAGATCTGTACGATCACTTCGAAATTACTTTGACTGGTTTTGAG GTGAATCTGACGGTACCTGGTTGTTCTAGAGCAGTCTCCATTGTCGAGAAACTTGATGCATCTATTACGTTGGCATCATGCATTATACCAAATGAATCGACGTTGAAGCAGCTAGAG GTCCATGTGGTTGTGTCAACACTTGGTGTACATTTCTCGCCCTCAATATATGGTGCAGCTGTTGGCTTGATTAAATCTTTTGATATTCTGGCTCCGCAATCAGAATCAGAATCTGTGCCAAGTGCTTTCCAATTCTCTTTCACGGCTAATGTTGAGCTTGTTAGCTTGCATGTACACACCAGTGATGACGATAATGGAGATGGTAGCCTTCTTCTCGTCTGTGCTCTTGGGGAGTTGGACATTCA GTATGCTCTCGAGCAAATGACAAAAGCATGTTTTGTCTGCGTCAAAACATTGAAAATTGAAACAGGTAAACTGAGCGATGAAACTAGTGACTTAACATTATGCTTATCCAAGAGTATATCTGCTGCTGCACATCAGCACGGATTTGTCTCAGAAGCTAACACTCCAAAAAGTGACGGTGGTGAAAGAAGTAGACCTTTGGATGGATGCTTTATTATGCACTATCAAGCGGATGAAGTTTGTCACAAGTTGACGATGTTCTTTAATGAAGTTGATCTCCATTGCTACCCTAAAGTTATTGGATCCCTCCATCAGTATTTCGATAGCTTATCTCGATATGATTCTTCGTCATTACCTTATTCGGGCAAAAGCTTAGCCAATAGTAAAGAATCGGGCAAAAGCTTAGCCAAtagtaaagaaacaaaagatagaGTACTGATGTCTGGATTTTGGCCTGCAAAATTTGGGTTTTCGAATTTCTGCGAATCTGGGTCAACTGAGGCATGCATAACTGTGGGTCAGTTTCCCTTCATAACTATTGATAGTTCGGGTTCCCTCGGTAGAATTGAGCAGTCTCTTATTCATGGCATTTCTGAGTGGAGGAATATTTTGAATGTGAGGGATAAAAAATGTGAGAGAATTGCAAAAATTAACGTTAGGAAGAGGTCTAAAGTGCCCAGAGTTCCGACAGTGAAATATTCATGGAGCAATAATGATTCCACTTCTGGGAGAAGCAGTGACTCTGCTATTTGCGTTATCGATTTGAACCTCACTGGAATCGCAATACACTTCCATGATTCATCCTGTATTCTGGGAACTCTTTCCGTGCCAGTTTCTAAGTCTTTGATTGCTTTAAGCAGGACACATTATTTGGATATGTTATGTTCTATTGAGGGGTTACATCTCTCATCATCTTGGTCGTCCCAGTACTTTTACAAGTGGCTATGGGGTTCATCTGAACACAATCTGGCCCCTGTTTTCAATTTTCGCGTAAGGATCGATGGTGCAACGAGGCCCCAAATTGAATTGTGTTTCAGCATTCAACATGTGCGCCACATTTTGCCGCCCGAATATTTGGCGATATTAATTGGTTATTTTTCTCTACCTGATTGGAACAAGAAGGAACCTGTACAATTTGTTACGGAAAATGGCAACTGCAAGGATATGGACAACAGCCATGTCGAAATTATCTACAAATTTGAGGTCCTTGACTCCGTATTGATTTTACCCGTGGATGATGATGGAGATCAAACTATACATCTTCAACTTGAACAGTTATATTGCAGTTTCACTGCAAAGAGCATAGCAGAGGATGCTCTGAAGGACATTCCTCTTGACTGTATGGTTCAAGCAGATAAAGTTGCAGATATGGTCCACGTCCTCAACATATTTGGGCGGGGTGTATCTTTGTCGTTGGTACCACGTAAGAACGAGGGACACGCTTCTTTGACTGATTGTCAGAATACCAGTTGCGGAAATGTACCCTTAATTCCAGCATTTGACGCTGATCTATGGATCAGAATACCATGCGGAAATCAGCCTTCAAATGGACTTTCTACTCCTACTTCTGTTATGGTGAAGGTTAGCAACTGGCAAATTATTGCTGAAG TTGATTACTTTCTCTATGGAATTGAAGCAATTGCAAACATCGTAAATCAGCTGTCTGCAGTCGGCAGTGAATCCGAATATTTCAAATCTGATGTATTGCAGTTTATACAGTTGAAGAAGAGTATAAAAGAAGGAAGCGTAGTTCTAACCAATGTTTCAAGTCCGACCTTTATAGAAGTAAAATGTTGTGTCAAGTTACTCACAGTAAAATTATGTCAGTCAAGGGGAGGACAGTCTAATAACTTGTCAGAGCCTGTTGCCAAGGCAGATTTACAATTTATATTTTCTGGAAAGTTCAAAGACGACATACCCTTGAGCATGGATATTTGTCTTTCTAACATATCACTATATTCATTTCATACTTCCGTCATCTTGCTGCGTTCTATtgtctcttcagtttcatctggTTTTGAGATTCATCTGTCCAAGTTAAGTAGTGGTGACACTGAGATTGTATTTTGTATACCTTCTCTGGATATTTGGTTAAACATGTCGGATTGGAGCACAGTCGTAGATCTTCTTGGTTGCTATTCTCAGGACCAAAACAACACTGAAGTTATGGTTGAATCATCAGAGAACTCAAATTTAGGAACACTGGAACTTCCTAAAGATTCGACTGGAAATGTAATTGAGGCTTCTCCTGAGTCACCAACACCATCGTTACATTCTAACAAAGATTTTCGAGAATCCGGTAATCTGATTTTGAAGTCAGAGGAGATAGACATATCACTTCATTATCCACTCTCGGTTAGAGaaacatttgacattttgagGGATCCTGAAGTTCTTGTAGGAGTTACCTTTTCTGGTGCAGAATGCTGTAAACATGTAACAGTTACTTTGTGCAGTAGAGATACGGAAGTGATTATAAATGAAGGCCATACAAAAGTGACGTCGAATATCGAAAAGACAAGAATTACGCTGGAGACTATCCAGGGCCAGAAAGTTATTGCATGGCCTCTGTTGCAGATAAATCAGATATATGTTTCTGCAGAAATTTGTGATAAACAAGAGGGGTTTATTCATGCCACAGCTGAGGTTCGTATTgaatgtttggaagtgtggttaTCACATCAGATATTCCAATTCTGGCATGATGTTAAGATCGAACTTCCTGAAAAAACATCCTCTCAATCTTCAACCGGTATTGTGGATTTTAAAGTTCATTTAAGGAAGGCTTCTCTGCTGCTAACTGATGGGAGG TGGAGTTGTAATGGTCCTCTCATGGAGATGCTTTTGAAAAACTTACTGTTCCATGTGAGCCTAACTGGTGGCATCATGGAAGCTTCAGTTGGAGGAGATCTTCTTGTGAACTACAACAATCTTGAAAAG GTGACTTGGGAGCCTTTTATAGAgccatggtgttttcaattagaCATGGCTAGAAAGCAAGAACAAAGTGTGCTTTTAAGTACTTCCGTCATGACTGATATATACCTGAAGTCTACTGCACATCTCAACTTCAATGTCACAGAACAGCTCATTGAG GTTATCTTTAGGGTGCATGACATGATCAAAGATGCTTGGAGTCGGGTTAAGATAGATGGTCTTCCTGAGAGTCGCTGGTTTTGTGGGGGTAGTGAAACCACTGAAAATGCATACACAAGAAGGTATGCTCCATATATTCTCCAGAATGAGACTTCTTTGCCACTGCTGTTTCATGTGTATCGAGGACATGTAAATTCAGACGATTTGAACATGGTGCCTATGAAAGAAGGAAGTATTGTGCAACCAGGTTGTTCTGTCCCAATTTATATTGATGAAACTCCAGAAGAACAAATATTTCGTTACAAACCTGCTCAGTCCTCTGACAGGCCAAACGAGAAAAAATCGAATTGGGTGGCACATCATATGATCTCTGTCCAACTTGATGGAACTTCTGGGTTTTCTGTTCCTATTTCCATGGACCTTGTTGGCCGTAGCTACTTTGAAGTAGATTTTTCGAAAGCATCAGAAGCGTTTGGAGTAAATACAGCTGGAGAAGTGTCAAAGTATGGCGGAAGGGTTGAAGGGAAAAATAGAAAAACCTCACATTCTGAATTTGTTGTTCCCGTGGTGTTTGATGTTTCCGTTCAGCGTTATAGCAAGTTGATACGATTGTACTCCACT GTAATACTTCTGAATGCAACTTCGGTGCCGTTGGAGCTGCGTTTTGACATTCCATTCGGTGTATCACCGAAG GTGCTAGATCCAATATCTCCTGGTGATGAATTTCCCTTGCCTCTTCATTTAGCTGAAGCTGGTAGAATGAGGTGGCGTCCGGTTGGCAATAGTTACCTGTGGAGTGAGGCACATCTTCTTTCCAACATGCTGTTACAGGAAAATAGGCTAGGAATTCCGAGGTCGTTTGTTTGCTATCCATCTCATCCTAGTAATGACCCATTCCGCTGCTGCATATCGATTCAAGATGTCAGCCTTCCTTCATCTAGTGGGAGGTGCTCATCTCTTCAGACCAAAGATTCTGCCAAACAGTCGGTTGCGAACAGTCGAGCAACTCATTATGTCACTCTCACTACTCCTTTATTGGTTAAAAACAATTTACCAAGTGATGTCTCTTTCACAATAGAAACTGGTGGAGTTGCTCGTACTTTACTCCTTTCCGAG GGAGATGCTGCTTCCATTTATCACACAGATTCTACCCATGACCTGGGACTCGTGTTCCATTTGCATGGGTTCAAGCCTAGCTTTTTTAACTTCCCGCGCGCGGAAACATTTTCTAGAGGGGCCAAATTCAGCGAGACGAAGTTCTCTTTATCAGAAACTCTGACCTTCTATCCTGAATCATCTAATG ATCCATTATATCTTACTGTGGAGAAGGTGATGGATGCATTCTGTGGTTCCCGAGAACTAAGCATTTCTGCTCCCTTTCTTCTATACAACTGCACGGGATATCCACTCACTATTGCAGAGTCTGGTGCTGAAATGAAAGGAAATGGCTGCATTATTCCTTCctgttattatttgtttgatgagGATCAAAATCTAGCAAAAGAAGATGGTCTCAGTGTGTTTTCTCAGGAGGATTCACTTACCAACCCTCAAAATATTGGTCATTTTTCAAGTTCTTTCTCAAAAAATCACACAGTCTCGCTGAGGGAGAATTTAGACCTGCATTCGCAGAGGTTTCTGAACAGGAATTTCAATTCTGTAGATTCATCTGCACAATTTATCGAATATACAGAGTACCCTGATTCAGATTCTCGAGGCACCTGTTTAGAAAAAGTAAACAATGTACCCAGCAGAAGcagccaactgaagctgtcagcAGGAGGTAACAGGGGTGTGAGTGTAGATGCTGATAACAAAAAGGTTAAAGCATGCATGTATTCTCCTCAGTCCAGTTCCTCGGAAGGTGAACTCATGGTTAAATTAGCTACGTGCCTACCTGAATGTGTTACTGAAAGTAATAGAAGCTCTATGTGGTCTAGCCCTTTTTTCCTTGTTCCGTCAAGTGGTTCAACGATAGTGGTTGTTCCTCGAGCATTTACATCTAGAGCATTGATAATATCTGTAACATCGAGTCTCGTAGCAGGCCCGTTTTCTAGTAGGACAAGGGCCATTACTTTCCAGCCCAG ATATGTCATCAGTAATGCCTGTAGCAAGGATTTATATTACAAGCAAAAGGGAACTGACTACATTTTCCACCTAGGCATTGGTCAACATGCGCACCTACACTGGTCTGATACGAAAAG GGATATGCTGGTTTCTCTTCGTTTTGATGAACCTGGATGCCTATGGTCAGGCAGTTTCACTCCTGATCATCTTGGGGATACACAAGTgaaaatgcgaaattatgtcaatGGTGCCCTAAACATGATACGGGTTGAAGTGCAGAATGCTGATGTTTCCATTAAAGAGGATAGGATTGTTGGCAGTTCCCGCGGAGATTCAGGGACAAACTTGATTCTTCTATCTGACGACAATACAGGCTTTATGCCTTACAGAATTCACAATTTTTCAAAGGAG AGGCTACGTATATACCAACAAAAATGTGAAGCGTTTGAAACGACTGTTCATTCGTACACATCTTGCGGTTATGCTTGGGATGAACCTTGCTTTCCTCATCGTCTAGTTGTTGAG gTTCCTGGAGAACGCATTTTGGGGGCATATTCTCTCGATGACATTAAGGAGCAAATGCCCGTGTACTTACCATCAACATCTGAG AATCCTGGAAAAAGGCTACTTGTCTCCACCCATGCTGAAGGAGCAGTTAAG gttcttagCATCATTGATTCAAGTTGTCATCTTGTGGATGATATGAAGGGAACCTATTATCCTGGCTTCAATGAGAGAAGGAAACTTGatcagaaagaagaaaaaattgatgaCTATAGTGAAAGGATATCGGTTCATATATCATTTATCGGATTTTCCTTGATCAACTTGTATCCCCAG GAATTGCTTTTTGCCTGTGCGAAGGATACCAAGATTGACATACTGCAGAGTGTGGATCAGCAAAACTTTTCCTTCCAAATGTCATCCTTGCAAATTGATAACCAGTTGCACAATACCCCATATCCTGTAATCTTGTCATTTGATCGTGATTATGGAAGCAACTCAACAGGGTGGATAAAAAATAAGGatatcaaggatgaaaatggCGCGCAAGCTTCTACACCTGACAGCTCATGCGAACCTATCTTCTACCTAGCCGCTGCAAAGTGGAGAAACAAGGATATTTCATTGGTTTCTTTTGAGTATATAAGTCTAAG GTTAGCACCTTTGCATCTTGAGCTCGAGGAAGAAGTCATCTTAGGGCTGTTTGATTTTGTTCGTACAGTTACTTCAAAGCTGCAGAGAAAAACCCCACCTGGCCTATGTTCCACAAGCTCCTACGGTGCACATCTTGATAAAGAAGTATCCACTGCATTGGATTCTGATAATTCCAAGAGCCAGAGTCATTCCGTAAATGTTTTAAACTTCATGGAGAGTTCTAGCTGCAGCCCTCCATTACCTTCAGTAGTTCCAATCGGAGCTCCTTGGCAGAAAATCTATCTCTTAGCAAGAAGACACACAAAAATATATGTTGAAGCATTTGATTTGGCGCCAATCAAGGTGACCTTTAG CTTTTCCAGTGTTCCTTGGATGCTAAGAAACAACGTTCCTGCTCCAAGCGGGGTTCCAAGTCATGTCAGTAGCACCGCTTTTCAG AGAGGCCTGATGGCTCTTGCGGATGTCGAAGGAGCACCAGTATATTtcaaacaattaaccattgtgcATCATATGGCTAGTTGGGAGTCGTTCCAAGAGATCCTCGTCAGGCATTATTCTCGGCAACTTCTTCACGAAATGTACAAG GTATTTGGTTCTGCTGGTGTAATAGGCAATCCTATGGGATTTGCGAGGAACATGGGACTTGGCATCAAAGATTTCCTATCAGTACCAGCCAGGGGAATTTTAAAG AGCCCATCTGGGATTTTTACAGGCATGAGAGAAGGCACCAGAAGCCTTTTCAGTAACACGGTCTACGCGGttagcaatgctgcaactcagtTCAGTAAATCTGCACACAAG AGTATTGTTGCATTAACATTTGATGACCATGCTGTTTCAAAATCTGAAGATTGGAAGGGCCTAACAGCACAGAGCAGTGGTTTATTAAATGAGTTCTTAGAG GGACTTACTGGATTCCTCCAGTCACCTATCAGAGGAGCAGAGAAACATGGTCTTCCAGGAGTCCTGTCGG GCATAGCTTTAGGAACTGCAGGACTTGTGGCTAGACCTGTGGCCAGCATTCTTGATGTAACTGGAAGAACTGCACAAAGCATCAGAAATAGAAGCAGTCTTCACCAACCCCACCGTCTTCGTGTCCGTTTCCCTAGGCCTCTGGGTAAATATCTCCCGCTACGACCCTACTCTTGGGAAGAAGCAATTGGAGCATCAGTGCTTATGAACGTCGATAATGCCAAACTCAAAGACGAGCAGTTTGTCATGTGCAAAGCACTTAGGCAGCCAGGGGATTTTGTCATCGTCACTGAAAGACATGTCTTTGTTGTTAAGTGTCCTAGTTTGGAAAATTTCGGAACACCGGAGTTTCATGGTGTTGCTGCTGATCCAGACTGGAAGATTGAAGTGGAGATGAGCTTGGAAAGTGTGATTCATGTGGATAGAGAAGATGAGGTATTGAACATTGTAGGAGGGAGCAATTCGGAAACCCCACTGAGGCAACATATGCATAAGAGAGGTATCAGTACAAGTTTTAGTACTACAAGACCGACAACTAAGCATGGGAGCCAACAGTGTACTACTCCCCTGCCACTTTTTCAAATGAGCATGGCACTGGCTAGTAAGGAAGAAGCTGAGGatgttttacatgttttattatcTACTATCGAATCAGGCAAACTTAGAGGTTTGGAGGTGCATGTTTTGCATCGAAGCAACCTCAGGTGA